A genomic window from Indicator indicator isolate 239-I01 chromosome 10, UM_Iind_1.1, whole genome shotgun sequence includes:
- the HPDL gene encoding 4-hydroxyphenylpyruvate dioxygenase-like protein: MAASLSRLCFISLHVPYRQGWAQDLAKTFRFQPVAVRETPRVRQLALQRGAAVFLLNERLAPEPTHSSSPDFLYDVDPRPTLGTASNVCFEVDDVPQLCKWLQSQGCSLPVPPTEVRDNDGSVTYGVASSVVGNISHTLLDRSRYQGPFLPGFQPIQGASSATKDRIEITHFDHITYVCPRGGARVALDWYQHCFGFHRFLLNPQERPAEGYVLEGHGVGMLLLALQSVQATPAHGCKLIFAESLSKDGSNQVDTFLEQHGGAGIQHIGLHTNDIVTTTRALLEQGVRFFTPPAAYYSQQSKAEEIRKAGQDPHTLAELGILLDTKVSRDKGQPGVDAAESPSEEYLMQIFTHPIFSEETFFLELIDRRGAPGFGEGNIQALWKAVQVYMDQQQ; encoded by the coding sequence ATGGCAGCTTCACTGAGCCGCCTCTGCTTCATCTCCCTCCACGTGCCCTACAGGCAAGGATGGGCCCAGGACCTGGCCAAAACCTTTCGCTTCCAGCCAGTGGCTGTGCGGGAGACGCCGCGGGTCCGGCAGCTGGCCTTGCAACGGGGAGCTGCTGTCTTCCTCCTCAATGAGCGCCTGGCACCGGAGCCTACCCACAGCTCCTCTCCCGATTTCCTCTATGACGTTGACCCCCGGCCCACTTTGGGCACAGCCTCCAATGTCTGCTTTGAAGTGGATGATGTACCACAGCTCTGCAagtggctgcagagccagggatGCTCTCTGCCAGTGCCCCCCACTGAAGTGAGGGATAATGATGGCTCTGTCACTTATGGGGTGGCAAGCTCTGTTGTGGGCAACATCAGCCATACCCTTTTGGACAGATCTCGCTACCAGGGACCCTTCCTGCCTGGCTTCCAGCCCATCCAaggagcttcctcagccacAAAGGACAGGATCGAGATCACCCACTTTGACCATATCACTTACGTATGCCCACGGGGTGGTGCCCGGGTGGCTCTGGACTGGTACCAGCACTGCTTTGGCTTCCACCGCTTCTTGCTGAACCCACAGGAGAGGCCAGCTGAAGGGTACGTGCTTGAAGGGCATGGAGTGGGCATGCTGCTCCTTGCACTGCAGAGTGTCCAGGCCACCCCAGCACATGGCTGCAAGCTCATCTTCGCTGAGTCTCTCTCGAAGGATGGCTCCAACCAAGTCGATACCTTTCTAGAACAGCACGGTGGGGCTGGGATCCAGCACATTGGCCTCCACACCAATGATATCGTCACCACGACCAGGGCCTTGCTAGAGCAGGGTGTACGGTTCTTCACACCCCCTGCTGCCTATTAcagccagcagagcaaagcagaggagatCCGGAAGGCTGGGCAGGACCCACACACACTGGCAGAGCTTGGCATTCTGCTGGACACCAAAGTGTccagggacaaggggcaaccAGGTGTAGATGCTGCAGAGAGCCCTTCCGAGGAGTATTTAATGCAGATCTTCACCCATCCCATCTTctctgaggaaaccttcttTCTGGAGCTCATTGACCGTCGGGGAGCACCAGGCTTTGGGGAAGGCAATATACAGGCACTGTGGAAAGCTGTGCAGGTCTATATGGACCAGCAGCAGTAG
- the LOC128969616 gene encoding selenoprotein Pb-like has translation MGLVVLALAAWLGLASASEGLANSSQLCQEAPAWNINGSNPMAGAAGQVTVVALLKASUQFCLQQARRLGGLQEKLARQGTVEVRYMIVNEKAPLSRAMFRELERHAPPGVPVYQPEPQEPDVWQILGGDKDDFLVYDRCGRLAFHIQLPYSYLHFPYVESAIRFTHSKDFCGNCSLYPNTTQEANSTMEVPVTLSPLPEQEKESQTPVNQHNPLHPHHHHKVSSERPTDPSGDHEPATPVHHHHEDHNQLHHKEKKQKERNEH, from the exons atggggctggtggtgctggccCTAGCCGCATGGCTGGGGCTGGCCTCGGCCTCTGAAGGGCTGGCcaacagcagccagctctgccaggaggcACCAGCATGGAATATCAACGGCTCGAACCCCATGGCGGGGGCGGCGGGGCAGGTGACGGTGGTGGCCCTGCTGAAGGCCAGCTGACaattctgcctgcagcaggcccGCAG GCTTGGGGGCTTGCAGGAGAAGCTGGCTCGGCAGGGTACGGTCGAAGTTCGCTACATGATTGTCAATGAGAAGGCACCGCTCTCCCGCGCCATGTTCCGGGAGCTGGAGCGCCATGCCCCACCAGGTGTCCCTGTCTACCAGCCCGAGCCGCAGGAGCCTGACGTCTGGCAGATCCTGGGGGGTGACAAAGATGATTTCCTCGTCTATGATCG GTGTGGCCGCCTGGCTTTCCATATCCAGCTGCCCTACAGCTACCTCCATTTCCCCTATGTGGAGTCGGCCATCCGCTTCACCCACAGCAAGGACTTCTGCGGCAACTGCTCCCTCTACCCCAACACCACCCAGGAG GCTAACAGTACCATGGAGGTCCCTGTAACCCTGAGCCCACTTCCTGAACAAGAGAAGGAGTCACAGACCCCAGTCAATCAGCACAACCCCCTCcatcctcaccaccaccacaaggTCAGCAGTGAGAGACCCACAGACCCAAGTGGAGACCATGAGCCTGCAACCCCTGTTCACCATCACCATGAAGATCATAACCAGCTCCATCATaaggagaagaagcagaaggagagaaatGAGCACTAA